Part of the Vigna radiata var. radiata cultivar VC1973A chromosome 11, Vradiata_ver6, whole genome shotgun sequence genome is shown below.
TAACAGTCCGTCGTATACGGTACACAGGCCCCCTAAGCCCTAAGCGACGTAGTGGCTGTAGGGTTTGAGATCGTGGGAGGAGGGACGCTTCGTCTTCAGCACTGGGTGAGTTTGGGTGGGAAAAGACACGTGTCATCCGCAGGAGGACTGCCTTGTCTTGGCAGTTGTAACATCCACATATCTGAGTCGTTGAGTGTGAGGTTGTTGGACGATGAGGATCGGGGGcgattttcaaaaaatttcctATAAATACTGGTGCTGGGTTCAGTCAGCGTCATGTCTTCCTCAGTTTCCCTTTCTTTTCACGCTTCTACATTTGTTTTCCCTTAGGTAATAAGATGACTATCATTGTCGTTGAGTCTTCACTGGAGTCGTCAGGTCGTGGCGGCATTGGCGGTGGCGCAGGGAGTGGCGATGGTGGTTCGTCTTTCTCTACGAATTTTGGGTCTTCTTTTTCTGGGTCAGCTTCTTCTTCAAGGGGGCTTCCGGCGGGGGAGGAACGTCCTCCTCCTATTGGGGTTGTCGGGGAAAGTGGTTCCAGTCGACAATCTCCTGATTATGGAGGAGATAAGATCTCCAATGACATTCTCCTATTTTTGTTAAAGGGGGGTGTAACCGTGGATCCTGTTGCTCTGGTGCCGGTCGGTAGCTTGCCGGAGGTCGGGGGGTACGAGTGGGCCGGTCATGACGTGAGTGCCCAGGTTTCTTATTATCATTCGCGCATGCGTCTCTAGGATTTGATAAGTCACTCCTATGTAGTTCGCGACGTGGAAGACACCCAGTTGATTCGGTGATGGTCAGTCGAGAAACCGAACGGGTATCTCATGGGAAAAAGTCGAGTCGTGATGACTTCTTTTTTGTCTACGCCAATCTTTTTAATCAGTTGCACGTTCGTATTCCTTTTACCGAGTTCCAAACGACACTCCTTTGTGAATTGAACGTGGCGCCGACGCAACTTCATCTGAACGCATGGGCATCGGTGCAAGTGTTCGATGCAGTGTGTTTGGTCGCAGGGGTGGCGCCTTCGATTCCTgcttttttgcattttttcgATGTTCGCCCGTCCCTAAAAGGTGGTTGAGTGTCACTGACTTCCGTGAAGGACCGAACTTTGTTCAAACCGTATTCAGAGTCTTACAAGAACTTCAAAGATCAGTTTTTTAAGATCATGATCAATGAATCCGGTCGGGGCGAATTTTATGATGAAGCCGGGCTTCCCCTCTTTCCTTTCTATTGGACGAAGGAACCAAGCAAAATAAAGGCGTACCTCGTACGGGCGTTAGATTTGGGGGACCTTATCGCTGTTGAAACCATCAATGCGCTCCCTCGCCGCCTTCCCGCCCGCGGCCTGGTCGATTGTCTTCCATTCGAAGACTGCGATCAAAGGGCGTTCGATATGTTATTTATCTGATTTTCATTATGCCTTGGTAAAATGATGTTAACTTAGCTaggtttgtgttttcttttcagATATCATGGCTGCTCCTGCTCCCCGCCAATCCAACTTCATGGCTTCGAGGAGAGGATCTTCCACCATTTCCTCTGTGGTTAGGGGGCGAGCCTCTCCGCCACCAAGACGCCCTCCCCCGGGCGTCACTCCTCCTCCGTCCGGTTGGCGTATCCCCGAAGGCTTGCTTGTGGGGTAAGTGTAGCTATTCTCGGAAGTTCGCATGTTCCGGCTGGGGAGGGTACCTCCACTAGGGTTCCCCACGTTGCGATTGCCGAGGCTTCCCCTGCTGCCGCCGCCGAGCCTATTATAGAGGTGGCTTCTCAATCTGCTCCTGTCAGACTTGACTTGATTGAGGCAAATTTTATCACGTTTGGACAAATTTGTAACTTTTAAACCATGTTTggacaaaattaaaacttttttaaaagagtGGACGAACTCGACACACTGCATCCAAACCAGAGACAAAGaaagcaattaaacctaatttaatccAACCGACCTTTATACAAAAACCAATGATATGTTCCTCCTATTTACAACAAACATCATCGTAGTTACCATAtcataacaaaatttggttCAATTGAGTCACTATTGtgcaaaaaaattgaaaaatcaagTGGTGAGCACTATAAAACTAAGTGGGTAACAACATTGGACTTTTTGTATAGATTTAACATAATTTAGTCCAACTAACCTTTATACAATAACCAACAATATGTTATTCCTATCTACTATAAACATATCATAGTTaccaaataaaaacacaaactgATTGAATTAACTAAATTTCCATTCCCCGTATTACTCTCTCATGCAATATCATCTAGTTATGTATAATATAAGTTCACAATAGAAGGACAAACCATAATccaaaaaaaatagagtatGCTAGTGTAATTATAACAATTCATAACAATCCAAAatctatcatattataatacAGTTCATTTCCATTAATAAAATCCTTGTATATCATACATTACCAATCAAATGCCTAAAAAACATGTCCAACAACATATCAAAATACTTTGACATTTGACTTTACTTCCAGAAGATGTGCATATTAAGTAGATTAAGAGATTATACACTTGTCATATGAACACACAATAGATGTTTTTCTAAATCTTACTAGGTCCTGCTCATCCAAATCACGACCTCTAACCTTATCATCATGACAGGATAAATTCACTATAactcataaaaataatgttCTTTCACACCAATCCCACTCATAGGAATTTCCATCAACTCGTAAGTTGTCGTATTAGATAAACACTCCAAGTTTAACTAATTTAGGTGATTCAACTTTACAATTTTAGTTCTTCCTTAgttcaaaatatcatattttagttcaaaataaaccttaaataaaacaaatttgataatactaataatattaaatcaattcCACAcacaacattttaaattaaaacaaatcaatagTTAAAAGCAATAGagttttaatttcatcaattGAGAGTTcaatcattataaataaactatcaAACATAGAATCTTCCTTCACAAAGATCCCATACAAACAAAACTCTTAACAAATTCTAACTACATAAAGaaaattggtatgaattattTGAACACTCCCATGCCCACAAAAGATTAGATAATCAAATTTAGTTACCTAAAATGGTATGAAAACTTTCCAAAAGTCATAGCAAGATCAAATATTGATTaaagaaatagtaaaaaaaaaactcaccttATTAACAAATCtgattaaacaaatttattgggtttaaggtttaaacGTCGGTTTCCCAATAACATACGTCTAAAAtactttctgcactagtgtttaTTATTCTCAACGTTAGAAATCCTAATActcctatttaaaaaaaatgagaaataagattaaaaatttagagaaaaaataaaagagattcagagaaaagattttaaaaatgaaaatttgtaaactGAAACTTATTTTAGtgaattcaaattataatttaacttattaagaataaaatattggagtattatttttaaaatattttttactcttaaatgattttctaaattttcacaCCAAAGTCTATTAATTAAATGTGGTCAATAATCTAAAGATAAATTCATTGAATACacatataacaaataattgatCTCTATCGTTAAATTAAGTGTGTTCATATTTGAACACCGAAAATATAACCGTAATAGGTAATTTTGGTTAAAGCCATTGTTATGTGTTGGAGGAATTTGGTGAcacattttccaaattcaaaatttgttcaaattaaaactatcattgagttcaaaagaggAGGCCAGTTGAATTCTATTAacatcataaatattattttgaagctGTAATGTACACGTGTAAAGTAGGTTGGTTTATCGTTTATGCATCGCATTCAAATTGATTGTGATAACGTTTGTTAAAcgacaaaattaaatttgtttaacttttatgtttaatatcatttatattcatttaaaactagttttttatttaattggataaatttatattggatggtttttctattttactgtttacttttctattcatttatggttaataatttatttgacattGTGCCCCTAACCCCACAAAACTAAACTAATtgtctaaaaataaataaagaatacatAGTTCACGAGATCAAGTTTGATTGCGAACTTATAGACGACaaagattttatcaaaataaataaattttactttaataatcaATAGAAAGATTTGTTTTTCATgtgaaaatatataagttttgttAACTAATTAGAAATGCCATAATGTAAGAAAACAcctttctaaaaaatataaaagtatcattcttaaaaatatatatatattttttctttatacatcttttcacaaatattttctttcttccatttttatcttcaatcatatttttatctttttattcttacatggcatttttgttaaaaattgtgGCAAACAAAAGTTCCAAATACATACATTGGATTTGAGAAGATTTATTTAAGTTGTTGAATGAAAGCTGAAGACTTTGGTCGAAAGGAAGGAGTAGTAGGTGGGTAACCCTTCATGTGTGTGCCTTGTTCTTGCCTAATTCATCTTCATTCTCACACTTCACCAACCCAACCACCCTTTCATTCTCTTtcacccttttcttcttctttttagaTTAATCAAATCTtgcactatatatatatatacacacacccATCACAAGCTCTCTCCATTCGTTCACTCCTTTGTTAGATCTAACCAACCATCACACCCTTTTCCTCATCTAACGGTAATTCCCACCATTTCTTCTCCCTCATCACTTCTTTCATGTTTCTGCATGATCATGTTCCCGTACAATGTTCCGACCCTTCAAGCTTCGATTTTGATATGAATTTTGTGCCCCCTGAAGCGAATTTGAGATGGggtctttcttatttttattgtgatgGGATTTGGTGTTTGAATTTTTGGTTGTGGTTCTTCAGATCTGTTTTCGCTTATGATGAATCATTGACGATTGGGTTGTTTTGTCGATGAAATAGAGTAAGAAAAATGGCGCGCAAGAAGATCAGAGAGTACGACTCCAAGAGGTTGTTGAAGGAGCACTTCAAGAGACTTTCTGGCAAGGAGTTGCCAATCAAGTCTGCACAAGTGAGTAATCTTATCAAATtgcaatgaaatataaaatgatcTATGATTTATCAACTATAGTTCAACGCTGAGTTTATtcaaaaacatgcaaaaaacCTTCACTGTGATTATTAAGCGCTTATGTACTTTATAATGAGGatgtatatgaaaaataaattccagtttttataaatcaataattCCTGACATCTAAAAGAATTTCATTTATATTGTCAACCAATTAAAATCATCTCAAGTGTGACTTTCGTAGTTATTATAAATGTCAATAGATTTGTCACTTGGAGAACAGaggaaaaatcattttaatgttAGTACATTCGGGTTAAATTCATAATCTTTTACCATTGCGCATGTGGCTCATGTAGATGGTGCATATCAAACTTGAGTAATGATTGatgaatttgtttctttttgtctcAAGATAAATGCATCAACTGATTTCACTGAGCTACAAGAGAAGGAAACTTGGCTTTCATCTTCTAAATTGGTTGTGAAACCTGACATGTTATTTGGAAAGCGTGGCAAAAGCGGTTTGGTTGCTTTGAATTTGGATTTTGCACAAGTCGTCTCATTTGTGAAAGAGCGTCTTGGAAAAGAGGTGCTTTACTCTTGGGATTTTCCCTCATTATTTTTCCATTGTTCTGAGAGTTTCCCTTTCAACCcttgatttatttattcattttttctctATATATAGGTTGAGATGGGTGGATGCAAAGGACCCATAACAACTTTCATTGTTGAACCTTTTGTCCCACATGACGAAGAGTTTTACCTTAACATAGTCTCTGAGAGACTCGGCAACAGCATAAGCTTTTCTGAATGTGGaggaattgaaattgaagataaCTGGGATAAGGTACTGCAATGCTACAATGCCACAATgcacatttttcatatttcattttaaaatattctatattttgTGCTAGAAATATTTCCCTTATTTAAGTTACTGAGTGGCTTATTCATATTTCAGGTTAAGACCGTATTCATTCCAACTGGAGTGTCTATTACATCTGAAATTGTTGCCCCACTTGTTGCAACCCTTCCCTTAGAggtaaattcaattaaattgctaatttgttttatgaacAGATTAACTTTGGAGTCTTTAACATGCTTGTTTTATGCATCTTACTTTGAGTTTTGATGTAAACCAATCTGACGATGTAATTAAATCCTGTACTTTTTGTACAGATCAAGGGAGAAATTGAGGAATTTCTTAGAgtggttttcatactgtttcaAGGTATACAAAATATATCTACCAAGTTATCAAAACACTATTGATTTGGGATTCTGtaatctttattaaaaattacattgaAATTGTACTATTTCCCTTTAtttcatgtatttatttatttatttgcttatCATTTGTGTTAGATCTGGATTTCACTTTCTTAGAGATGAATCCTTTCACATTGGTTAATGGAAAGCCTTATCCTTTGGATATGAGGGGTGAGCTAGATGACACTGCTGCTTTCAAGAACTTCAAGAAGTGGGTTCTTTTCTTACCCTCTAATAAGTGCCAAGTGTTATTTTCCAGCATAGAATACTATATTCCCATTTCCTAATGAAAAATTGATGTATATTTTGGTGTTAATATTCTTAAGTTAACATACGTGATTGAATCTGTAGATGGGGAGACATTGAATTTCCACTGCCATTTGGAAGGGTTATGACTGCCACCGAGTCTTTCATTCATGGATTAGATGAAAAGGTAGACAAATATTACCCCACATGTACAATCTTTCAATCAAGTTAAAACCATGTACATAAGATCTGTGTCTGCATTTTTGCACGGCTCTCTGTGTACATTgtacatgcatttttcttttccttcttacTAATTCTGTAGCTGGGTAATGAACCTGTTAGATGAAAAGGCCCGTTTATGATTGAATCTTTATTCATGGATTCAATGAATAGATGCACAGATGTTTGaactgattttataaaattgtttaattcaGTTAAAATTCTGTCCGTaagatttgtttgtttgtgtgtacACACAATGCATACTAATTTTTCCTTTGTTAAAACTATTACAAGTTCAACATTCTGAAATCTGGCCAGAGGATACAGGGAAGTAAAAATGCTTTAGGTCTTGGGGGGGATTGAAAGAACTCATAGGTGCACCATATTTGCACTTATGAAAGTAACTTATGACTCATAAGCTCATTTTggcttatttaaataagtgtCTTGGTGTAGTATATCAAAATAAGCTCTTCACAACTTCATCAAGTTTTGCGGTCAAGTTAATATAATCGATCATATAATAAAAGGTTATCAAATAGAGCTTAATTAAGCTATTTACCCAAACCAAAACATTTATAGTTCTTAGTATCACCTGGTCTTAATACTCCTTAACAGCAGTCATCAATAATGTATTGATAAATGCAATAATACTATTGCTTatagttgttattattattgttaatttgcTTGCTCATTTAATATTGCAGACAAGTGCATCTTTAAAATTCACTGTGTTGAACCCAAAGGGCCGAATTTGGACAATGGTAGCTGGGGGAGGTGCCAGTGTCATCTACGCTGATACAGTGTGTTTCTgtatattaaaactaaattcatgaaaaatatCCATATTTTGTAGCATTAAGTGGCATCTTATTTCATACAATATTAACACAGGTTGGAGATCTTGGTTTTGCATCTGAACTTGGAAACTATGCTGAATACAGTGGTGCACCCAAAGAAGATGAAGTCTTACAGTATGCCAGAGTTGTAATTGATGTAATCAACTTATATCCCTGCTTTATCATTGGCCTAAATATTGATTTAACGATTCACAATTCGTTCTTATAAGTTAAGACAATCCTTGTTTGAAGTGGCTAATTATATATTAGCCTAGGATTTTCATAGTAACATTGAACCTGATACCACAGGCATCTTGTATGTATTATAATCTGCCTTTTTCTTTCCAGTGTGCAACTGCAAACCCTGATGGCCAAAAGAGAGCTCTTGTGATAGGAGGAGGCATAGCCAACTTCACTGATGTTGCTGCTACATTTAGCGGTATAATTCGGGCTCTGAGAGAGAAGGTAAGCCTTTGCTCATGGAGCTTGGTTCAGATATATATGATGAGAATATTCTTGTAGCAGGGTTTATTCAATGTGAGTTATTTTGCTATTCAGGAGTCAAAATTGAAAGCAGCAAGGATGAACATCTATGTGAGGAGAGGAGGGCCCAACTACCAGAAGGGTCTAACTTTAATGCGTGCACTTGGAGAGGAGATTGGCATCCCCATTGAGGTAACATAATCCATGCCTTTATTATTGACAGTATTGAGCAACCAGTTTATGCTGTTAGGAAAACTTGCCTTGAGGAAACAGTCTAAGGTTTTTGGTTATTTATCTTCCCCACAGGTTTATGGACCAGAAGCCACAATGACTGGTATATGCAAAGAGGCAATACAATTCATTACTGCTTCTGCTTAAGGTGTACACCACCTTCATCTATAGTGTTTTTCATGGCAAGTCTGAAGTGaacttgatttttaatttcCATTTCTATTCCTGAAATTCGGAAATTTAATTAGAGCCTATGTTTATGAACTTAAGCCAGCCAACAAAAGTGGCCGTGAATGTTGTCATTATTTTTGTAGAATTGATGGCACGACATAataaatagtgttttttttgCTTAACATATATAGTCTATATATACTTTATTACACACTCTCCATTGTTTGATTACAATTGGTCTTATCAACTATTTTGCATATTCTACAACCTAACCTATATCTTTAATGTCAGAAAGTGAGGGGTAAGAGATATAAGTCATATATTACCTTTTGTATGTTGTGAGATTTCAATTCAACAGATTAAGTTTCAGGCAACTTGGAAGGAGAGATTCATTTATATGTTCAACATAAACATATTCCAACCCCCAACAAACATTCCATAAACATtcctaagagagaaaaaataaaaattatgcaGAGTTAAAAagcataaattttgaaaaatcatgAAATGGTTACTAAAATTTCTTATGGAGGTATCCAAAGagatcttaaaagaaaaaataaaaaattatcaggGTTTGAGATAATGTCATAATTGTTCCATCATACCAAGAACATGTACTCCAGTGTGAGTATCCAACCACTACCTGCTCTGTTCCAACTTCCAACCAATCTTGGTCTTCTCATAATCCAATATTTCAAAAAACATGGAAGTATGGAGACTTAAATGACAAATAATGCTTAGAGTATGGTCAAATTTAATGTAGTTAGGTATTAGTTGGATTTCGGTCTTAATGTATATTCCTGAATCATCTAACTCTTCTGATTCTTTTTAGCTAGTGAATGTCTTCtttaacatatatttcttttttctttttaat
Proteins encoded:
- the LOC106777890 gene encoding ATP-citrate synthase alpha chain protein 1; its protein translation is MARKKIREYDSKRLLKEHFKRLSGKELPIKSAQINASTDFTELQEKETWLSSSKLVVKPDMLFGKRGKSGLVALNLDFAQVVSFVKERLGKEVEMGGCKGPITTFIVEPFVPHDEEFYLNIVSERLGNSISFSECGGIEIEDNWDKVKTVFIPTGVSITSEIVAPLVATLPLEIKGEIEEFLRVVFILFQDLDFTFLEMNPFTLVNGKPYPLDMRGELDDTAAFKNFKKWGDIEFPLPFGRVMTATESFIHGLDEKTSASLKFTVLNPKGRIWTMVAGGGASVIYADTVGDLGFASELGNYAEYSGAPKEDEVLQYARVVIDCATANPDGQKRALVIGGGIANFTDVAATFSGIIRALREKESKLKAARMNIYVRRGGPNYQKGLTLMRALGEEIGIPIEVYGPEATMTGICKEAIQFITASA